One region of Marivirga arenosa genomic DNA includes:
- a CDS encoding YdeI/OmpD-associated family protein: MIKTENFHKVEITSQEELRSWLLKNHDQSESVWLVTYKKSEPDKYLSRWDVLDELICFGWIDGIRRKLDDKKTMQLISQRKVEHWAKTYKERAAKLIDQGKMHKSGLKTIEDSKLNGLWNFMDDVDNLVVPEDLSRELSKLEGASEFFNSINPSSKRFVLRWIKLAKTDKTRKNRIKQITELSSKGEKLSGS; the protein is encoded by the coding sequence ATGATTAAAACTGAAAACTTCCATAAGGTTGAAATTACCTCTCAAGAAGAACTCAGGTCATGGTTATTGAAAAATCATGATCAATCTGAAAGTGTTTGGCTTGTTACCTACAAGAAAAGTGAGCCAGACAAGTACCTTTCAAGGTGGGATGTACTTGATGAGTTGATATGTTTTGGATGGATTGACGGTATTAGACGAAAGCTTGATGATAAAAAAACTATGCAATTAATATCGCAAAGAAAAGTTGAGCATTGGGCGAAGACCTACAAAGAGAGAGCTGCTAAACTTATTGACCAAGGTAAAATGCATAAATCGGGTCTAAAGACAATAGAAGACTCAAAATTGAACGGACTTTGGAATTTTATGGATGATGTTGATAATTTAGTTGTTCCCGAAGACCTCTCTCGGGAGCTTTCAAAACTTGAGGGAGCTTCAGAGTTTTTTAATTCAATAAATCCTTCGAGTAAAAGATTTGTCCTAAGATGGATTAAACTTGCTAAGACCGATAAAACAAGAAAAAATAGAATCAAGCAGATTACTGAACTATCTTCAAAAGGAGAAAAATTATCAGGAAGTTAA
- a CDS encoding OmpA family protein: protein MLRVKFLLLIIICSSALHAQNFRKSLKRGDHYLNINNYSKAIRYYKEALKYKPGNAEATYGLGLSYLFDFKNDGALKELTLVWQLNPDIGNNIEYYLGLAHQYDYNFEEAIKYYRLFGEKKNRNRYEADLQIEECLIADSLYKNPRSVVVENLGQLVNSRYHDYTPALMADGKTLYFTSNRAGSTGGLKLDDGTFYEDIYSSSLQNGQWSKPQKLDRNINGNYHDAIASVSPDGKTLFVYSEEGNGDIYFSNLQDSTWTYPQPLSNKINSIFWETSVSITADGQTLYFTSDRPGGYGGLDIYKITKGEDGEWGTAQNLGPTVNTGASEDAPMIHPDGHTLYFSSSGHDGMGGYDIYYSKLEGDEFQAPVNLGYPINTVYDDNYFVISGDLKHAYYASRKPGGSGMVDIYHVDMEAKIEVEETIQAEVEAIPLLVENTEIATEDDIEVEVELPEPEPEAKAVVTVFKGKVLDAKTGLPVGAEVKMVDNKNNSVTAQALADPQTGEFELIVPQGGNYGVSTSKRGYLFNSINFRLPEFSEYQEIDVSVLLDRAEVGTKMVLKNIFFDIGSSALRTESLGELEVIKDLLMNSPDLRVQINGHTDNVGNSVYNKLLSKKRAQSVVDYLIANGINTERLEAKGFGEEQPLVSNDDEIGGREINRRTEIEILGESQNG, encoded by the coding sequence ATGCTGCGGGTAAAGTTTTTATTGTTAATTATCATTTGTAGTTCTGCCTTACATGCACAAAATTTTAGGAAAAGTCTTAAAAGAGGCGATCATTATCTAAATATTAATAATTATAGCAAAGCCATAAGGTATTATAAAGAGGCTTTAAAATATAAGCCAGGGAATGCGGAGGCTACTTACGGACTGGGGTTATCCTACTTATTCGACTTTAAAAATGATGGGGCACTAAAAGAGCTTACTTTAGTGTGGCAACTCAATCCTGATATTGGAAATAACATAGAATATTATTTGGGTTTAGCTCATCAATACGATTATAATTTTGAAGAGGCTATTAAGTATTACAGACTTTTCGGAGAAAAGAAAAATAGAAACCGCTATGAAGCTGATTTACAAATTGAAGAATGCCTAATTGCCGATTCTTTATATAAAAACCCTCGATCTGTGGTGGTTGAAAATCTCGGTCAATTGGTTAATTCACGCTACCATGATTATACACCTGCCTTAATGGCTGATGGAAAAACGCTTTATTTTACATCAAACAGAGCAGGTTCTACTGGTGGTTTGAAATTAGATGATGGTACTTTTTATGAAGACATATATAGCTCTAGCCTACAGAATGGACAATGGAGCAAACCTCAAAAACTAGATAGGAACATAAACGGCAATTACCACGATGCAATAGCATCTGTATCTCCTGATGGAAAAACGCTTTTTGTCTATTCTGAGGAAGGCAACGGAGATATTTATTTTTCAAATTTACAAGATTCAACCTGGACTTATCCTCAACCGCTAAGCAATAAGATCAACTCCATTTTCTGGGAAACATCGGTTTCAATAACGGCTGATGGTCAAACCTTATATTTCACAAGCGATCGTCCAGGTGGATATGGGGGATTGGATATTTATAAGATTACAAAAGGAGAAGATGGGGAATGGGGTACTGCCCAAAACCTTGGACCTACCGTTAACACCGGAGCGTCTGAAGATGCACCTATGATCCACCCAGATGGCCACACCTTATATTTTAGCTCTTCTGGTCATGATGGAATGGGTGGATATGATATCTATTATAGCAAACTGGAAGGTGATGAATTTCAAGCTCCTGTCAATTTAGGCTACCCAATCAATACGGTTTATGATGACAATTATTTTGTGATCTCAGGCGACCTTAAGCATGCTTACTATGCTTCCAGAAAACCAGGAGGTTCTGGCATGGTGGATATTTATCATGTGGATATGGAAGCAAAAATTGAAGTTGAAGAAACTATCCAGGCCGAAGTTGAAGCCATACCATTATTAGTTGAAAATACTGAAATAGCTACTGAAGATGATATAGAAGTTGAGGTTGAGCTTCCGGAGCCAGAGCCTGAAGCTAAAGCTGTGGTTACTGTATTTAAAGGTAAAGTGCTGGATGCTAAAACAGGCTTACCAGTGGGGGCTGAAGTGAAGATGGTGGATAACAAAAATAATAGTGTTACTGCTCAAGCATTAGCCGATCCACAAACTGGTGAATTCGAGTTGATTGTTCCTCAAGGAGGTAATTATGGGGTGTCAACAAGTAAAAGAGGCTATTTATTTAATTCGATCAATTTTAGACTACCTGAATTTTCTGAGTATCAGGAAATAGATGTTTCAGTATTGCTGGATAGGGCTGAGGTAGGAACTAAAATGGTTCTGAAGAATATTTTCTTCGATATTGGTAGTTCTGCTTTAAGAACTGAGTCGCTAGGTGAGTTGGAAGTGATTAAAGACCTTTTAATGAATTCACCTGACCTTAGAGTACAGATCAATGGACATACAGATAATGTTGGGAATTCAGTTTACAACAAGCTGCTTTCTAAAAAAAGAGCTCAATCTGTGGTAGATTACTTGATTGCAAATGGTATTAATACTGAGCGCTTAGAAGCTAAAGGCTTTGGAGAAGAACAGCCATTAGTATCAAATGATGATGAAATAGGGGGTAGGGAGATTAATAGAAGGACCGAAATTGAGATTCTAGGAGAAAGTCAAAATGGTTAG
- a CDS encoding serine hydrolase, which translates to MKNQILFLILLSLYCISCNNETEQQSETIHKFKISEIDSLLKRYHELNRFSGVVLISNKESNLYNKSFGFANYEVKKPFTDSTAFKIGEISELVTSRIINEMAANGDFQLSDEVSKYLPEMKTELTIADLLNHKTNFPDIATIQKQYPNLKYSTIEYANLAQVNSNKPGKSDLNFNILGLLIEKVSRKSFQENIFDYAKRLSLKDTYFQKTASTQEATGYLFYNFRGNGLELQESPVYSLEAAFSSRGIKSSANDLAKIIYSKPDINAEIDGYLSNDGFSYSIFYRADNGIAIIVLSNRRHPVAKEISNAINNILKGISYKVPLRRNPKAINPEILSNYIGKYKLNEFVKFEVIKEDDSLFVLLGPNKVALIPQSENQFYMLESDASMRFEEDSTNKVNSVVLLNGFIKSDERALKIDYY; encoded by the coding sequence ATGAAAAATCAAATACTTTTTCTGATACTCTTATCTCTCTATTGTATCTCTTGTAACAATGAAACTGAACAGCAAAGTGAAACAATTCATAAGTTTAAAATAAGTGAAATTGACAGCTTACTGAAAAGATATCATGAATTAAATAGATTTAGTGGAGTTGTATTAATTAGCAACAAAGAATCAAACCTATATAATAAGAGCTTTGGATTTGCCAATTATGAAGTCAAAAAACCATTCACTGACAGTACAGCCTTTAAAATAGGAGAAATTTCCGAATTAGTTACTTCTAGAATAATTAATGAAATGGCTGCAAATGGCGATTTCCAGTTGTCTGACGAAGTATCAAAATATCTTCCAGAAATGAAAACTGAATTGACCATTGCCGATTTACTGAATCATAAAACTAACTTTCCAGACATAGCTACTATTCAAAAACAGTACCCTAATCTGAAGTATTCTACTATTGAGTATGCTAACTTAGCTCAAGTTAATTCAAATAAACCGGGCAAAAGTGATTTAAACTTTAACATATTGGGACTTTTGATTGAAAAAGTCAGTAGGAAAAGTTTTCAAGAAAACATTTTTGACTATGCGAAAAGATTGTCTTTAAAAGACACCTATTTTCAAAAAACAGCTTCCACACAAGAAGCCACAGGTTATCTTTTCTATAACTTTCGAGGGAATGGTCTAGAATTACAAGAATCACCAGTTTACTCTTTGGAAGCTGCATTCAGTAGTAGAGGGATAAAATCAAGTGCTAATGATTTAGCAAAAATTATTTATTCAAAACCAGATATAAATGCAGAGATAGATGGTTATTTAAGTAATGATGGTTTTAGTTATTCTATATTCTATAGAGCAGATAATGGTATAGCAATTATTGTATTAAGTAATCGAAGACATCCTGTTGCGAAGGAAATATCTAATGCCATAAACAATATACTGAAGGGGATAAGTTATAAAGTACCTTTAAGAAGGAATCCTAAAGCTATTAATCCCGAAATACTGAGTAATTACATAGGGAAATATAAATTAAATGAGTTTGTCAAGTTTGAGGTAATAAAAGAAGATGATAGTCTTTTTGTGTTATTGGGTCCAAATAAAGTAGCTCTTATTCCTCAGTCAGAAAATCAATTCTATATGCTTGAAAGTGATGCTTCAATGCGGTTTGAAGAAGATTCTACCAATAAGGTTAATAGCGTTGTTTTATTAAATGGATTTATTAAAAGTGATGAAAGAGCCTTGAAAATTGACTATTACTAA
- a CDS encoding CatB-related O-acetyltransferase: MMGPDKNIKFPLENYERLCFLKNVVKNPNIIVGDYTYYDDFENVENFEKNVKYLFDFVGDKLIIGKFCMIASDVKFIMNGANHLTDSLSTYPFAIFGRGWENAMQGKSYPHKGDINIGNDVWIGYNATIMAGVNIGDGAIIATNSTVTKDVAPYTIVGGNPATEIKKRFPEDVITKLLELKWWNWDIEKITKNVQNLTGNKIEKLIQ; the protein is encoded by the coding sequence ATGATGGGACCAGATAAGAATATAAAATTCCCACTTGAGAATTACGAAAGACTTTGTTTTTTAAAAAATGTTGTAAAAAATCCTAATATTATCGTTGGCGACTATACATATTATGATGACTTTGAAAATGTAGAAAATTTTGAAAAAAATGTAAAATACCTTTTTGACTTTGTAGGTGATAAATTAATAATTGGAAAATTCTGTATGATTGCTTCAGATGTTAAATTCATTATGAATGGAGCAAATCATCTGACAGACTCATTGTCAACTTATCCTTTTGCAATTTTTGGAAGAGGATGGGAAAATGCAATGCAAGGAAAGTCTTATCCACACAAAGGAGATATAAATATTGGTAATGATGTTTGGATTGGTTATAACGCAACAATTATGGCAGGTGTCAATATTGGAGACGGAGCAATTATTGCAACAAATTCGACAGTAACTAAAGATGTAGCACCTTATACAATTGTTGGTGGGAATCCCGCAACAGAAATCAAAAAAAGATTTCCAGAAGATGTAATTACAAAACTATTAGAATTAAAATGGTGGAATTGGGATATTGAAAAAATCACGAAGAACGTACAGAACTTAACAGGAAATAAAATTGAAAAGTTGATTCAATAA
- a CDS encoding serine hydrolase domain-containing protein: MKNKRNKLIIIRVLLFLGTAISLFFVPWPIVFAWLNPLPDTIQEQVDKASDYGFDGIIVCVNEKGNQSQIYTSGYKNKENKIPTDPNSLFKIASVSKLYQAVAISKLVSDGSLSLKKSLIDYLPELKGRIEYADEITVRMLVQHRSGIPNYTDTYMYWAAPKESAEENLSLVLDRPANFKPDQSYEYSNTNYLLLAKIMSRILGYHSFQYIQKEILNPLNLKDTYSSLEDVNIDEVMSGYYVGYESDLKTDNISSMLATAEDLSKFIRALNDGSVFRNKEEQELYASLYRFNHTGLIPGYQTIAKYHPDIDAVIIQFTNTVNFEGYNWNLSELMYNRVLKIVRKNK; encoded by the coding sequence ATGAAGAATAAAAGAAATAAGCTGATAATCATTAGAGTTTTACTGTTCCTGGGAACTGCAATATCTTTATTTTTTGTCCCATGGCCAATAGTTTTTGCTTGGTTGAATCCACTGCCCGATACTATCCAAGAACAAGTTGATAAAGCCTCTGACTATGGGTTTGATGGTATAATAGTTTGTGTAAATGAAAAGGGGAATCAAAGCCAAATTTATACTTCAGGATATAAAAACAAAGAGAACAAAATACCAACTGACCCTAATTCATTATTTAAAATTGCCAGTGTAAGTAAATTGTATCAAGCAGTAGCCATTTCTAAACTAGTGAGCGATGGTAGTTTATCTTTAAAAAAATCACTTATTGATTATCTGCCGGAATTAAAAGGCAGAATAGAATATGCAGATGAAATTACCGTGAGAATGTTGGTTCAGCATAGAAGTGGTATTCCTAACTATACGGATACATATATGTATTGGGCTGCTCCAAAGGAATCAGCTGAGGAAAATCTCTCCTTGGTTTTGGACAGGCCAGCAAATTTTAAGCCTGACCAATCCTATGAATATTCAAATACAAATTATTTGTTATTAGCTAAAATCATGAGTCGCATTTTGGGGTATCACTCTTTCCAATACATACAAAAAGAAATTTTAAATCCATTAAATCTGAAGGATACTTACAGTTCTTTAGAAGATGTAAATATTGATGAGGTGATGAGTGGATACTATGTGGGTTATGAATCAGATTTAAAGACAGATAATATAAGCTCAATGCTAGCCACGGCTGAAGATTTAAGTAAATTTATTAGAGCCTTAAATGATGGTTCTGTTTTTAGAAATAAGGAAGAGCAAGAATTATATGCCTCATTGTATCGATTTAATCATACTGGTTTGATCCCCGGTTACCAAACAATAGCAAAATACCATCCTGATATAGATGCTGTAATAATACAATTCACCAATACTGTAAACTTTGAAGGGTATAATTGGAATTTGTCTGAACTTATGTATAATCGAGTTTTAAAAATCGTACGTAAGAACAAGTGA
- a CDS encoding DUF4386 domain-containing protein: MTTINEHNQLIKTARVTGIWYLLLAITGVFGFMVFNSQVYSPDANETLNNLIENQSTARIRLLFEFGIIISQALTAIWFYRLFKGINDWAALATAIWGTVNSSIILISAISMGVAIKLSSSNLIADNLIIIETLQAIIANAWLIGGLFFGLWLLPFGYIITSSKRMPVWLGRILILGGFGYIISTFLSYGGFSADWVGYFQIPASIGEFWMIGYLLIFGIRPAENS; the protein is encoded by the coding sequence ATGACTACAATCAATGAACACAATCAGCTAATAAAAACTGCAAGAGTAACGGGTATTTGGTATTTATTATTGGCTATCACCGGAGTATTTGGGTTTATGGTTTTTAATTCTCAAGTCTATAGCCCTGATGCCAATGAAACGCTAAACAACTTGATTGAAAACCAATCTACAGCAAGAATTCGCTTATTATTTGAATTCGGAATTATTATTTCTCAGGCACTAACAGCCATATGGTTTTATAGATTATTTAAAGGAATAAATGATTGGGCAGCGCTAGCAACTGCTATCTGGGGTACGGTAAATTCATCTATTATCTTGATCAGCGCCATTTCCATGGGGGTTGCTATCAAATTATCTTCTTCTAATCTTATTGCAGACAATCTCATCATAATCGAAACTCTACAAGCAATCATAGCTAATGCATGGCTGATAGGAGGATTATTTTTTGGACTGTGGTTACTACCCTTTGGTTACATCATCACAAGTTCCAAAAGAATGCCTGTTTGGCTCGGAAGAATTTTAATCCTTGGAGGATTTGGATATATTATAAGTACATTCTTATCCTATGGAGGTTTTTCAGCTGATTGGGTTGGCTATTTTCAAATTCCAGCTTCAATTGGTGAATTTTGGATGATCGGATATTTACTAATTTTTGGTATTAGGCCAGCAGAGAATTCCTGA
- a CDS encoding GNAT family N-acetyltransferase, whose translation MSEFNNINVSRLSNRDEDKIYAFLDLIFNREQNIPIDLIRIKSEKIFWWGIKNDEEIIGVAATWIESGEWHWGRFSIHPELRGQGYGEKLASFSIKESFNYNIDHLVIEARDAVVPLIQKMGGTIIGETQPFYSENITLMKLEKRNFNTLKS comes from the coding sequence ATGTCTGAATTTAACAACATAAATGTAAGTCGATTATCAAATCGTGATGAAGATAAAATTTATGCATTTCTTGATCTAATTTTCAATCGGGAACAGAATATCCCGATTGATCTTATTAGAATCAAATCAGAGAAAATTTTTTGGTGGGGTATTAAAAATGATGAGGAAATAATAGGTGTTGCTGCCACTTGGATTGAATCTGGTGAATGGCATTGGGGAAGATTTTCAATTCATCCTGAATTAAGAGGACAAGGCTATGGTGAAAAGCTAGCTAGCTTTTCAATAAAAGAATCTTTTAATTATAATATTGACCATTTAGTTATTGAAGCAAGAGATGCTGTGGTACCACTAATTCAAAAAATGGGGGGTACTATTATTGGAGAAACTCAACCTTTTTATTCGGAGAATATTACGCTTATGAAGTTGGAAAAAAGAAACTTTAACACTTTAAAAAGTTAA
- a CDS encoding AsmA family protein encodes MLLIIVIASAVIVTLAYSHQDTVVKEIVNKVNHDFKGRIEIYDSHISPFQNFPYISIDLEDVKIFESKEDSAEMLLHIEDIYLGFDILSIINGSYEAKKIKLSEGYLKLVQHIDGSFNILNAITNEGNEDETTDSESTHLDLQAIELENIDLLKLNEENNILIEAFIEKANSSFMSTEELMEIKLESNFLFNLILDNDTSFLHHKHVSISTRLKFDAQQNKLAITPSELLIEKALFMMEGSIDVDDDMNLDLHFNGNKPNFDLFLAFAPEEINPVLDRYDNGGKIYFDATVKGKSINNYSPQIQVDFGCSEAFINNTSSNKAVNDLYFKGRFTNGEKRDPSTMELVIEDFSAKPETGVFSGNIEIKNFESPEFDIQLISEFDLGFLAQFLNINNLEESSGFVSLEMNFHDIIDLTQPEKSIERLNESYFTKLKVQDLNIQSSVYPLPIKNVNIRAQMDGHRALIDQLDFEIGKSDISINGSLSDLPAIIHHTNIPVDAVLNISSNTLDIEELSSTSSDSAAGFKEKIKDLSMRFTFKSSAKAFTESPNLPLGEFFIEKLHAQLTNYPHELHDFNADVFIDTANFRVIDFTGMIDESDFHFNGKLENYDLWFEETPIGDTKIDFNLNSELIQLEDLFTYGGENYVPEDYRHEEFSELQLHGLVDMKFNEKLISTQVDIDRLASNMKVHPMRFEDFKGSFFMDSNVFKVTDASGKIGNSDFRLGFTHYNNDSISDIPNSLSFSSTQLDFDQLFAYNPPPEGEEIQEVDHEAGFNIFEVPFKDMDFDLNIDDLNYHRIHLRDFALNGRMQSDHYIYLDTLSLKSAGGSIGLNGYFNGSNPKAIYFSPNMELNNIDLDQLLFKFENFGQDHLVSENLHGRLSGSINGKIHLHADMVPIIDDSELHIEMKVVEGSINNYSAFEALSDYFSDKNLSIVRFDTLQNTLDLSQGSLSIPAMTINSSLGYFEVSGDQNTDLSMDYYVRIPINVITKAGMNKVFGKKNKVDSTQIDDIIEKDIDKKTRYLNLRITGTPEEYSVLLGKDRK; translated from the coding sequence ATGCTATTGATAATTGTAATTGCCTCAGCAGTTATAGTTACTCTTGCTTACAGTCATCAAGATACTGTTGTTAAAGAAATAGTAAACAAGGTGAATCATGATTTCAAAGGCCGTATTGAAATCTATGACAGCCATATATCTCCATTTCAAAACTTCCCCTATATTTCAATTGATTTAGAAGATGTAAAAATATTTGAAAGTAAAGAGGATAGTGCTGAGATGCTTTTGCATATTGAAGATATTTATCTAGGATTTGACATTTTGTCAATCATAAATGGTTCGTATGAAGCTAAGAAAATAAAATTATCGGAAGGCTACTTAAAACTGGTGCAACATATTGACGGATCGTTCAATATATTAAATGCAATAACGAATGAAGGGAATGAAGATGAGACAACAGATTCAGAATCTACCCATCTTGATTTACAGGCAATTGAGCTTGAAAATATTGACCTTTTAAAGCTTAATGAGGAGAATAATATATTAATTGAAGCTTTTATAGAAAAGGCTAATTCTAGTTTTATGTCCACAGAAGAACTAATGGAGATTAAGCTTGAAAGTAATTTTTTATTTAATCTAATATTGGATAATGACACCTCATTTTTACATCATAAGCATGTTTCAATATCAACAAGGCTTAAGTTTGATGCACAACAAAACAAACTAGCAATCACACCATCTGAACTCTTAATAGAGAAAGCACTATTCATGATGGAAGGTTCTATTGATGTGGATGATGATATGAATCTGGATTTACATTTTAATGGTAACAAACCAAATTTTGACTTATTTCTTGCTTTTGCACCTGAAGAGATCAATCCTGTTTTAGATCGTTATGATAATGGTGGAAAAATTTACTTTGATGCCACCGTTAAAGGTAAGTCTATAAACAATTATTCTCCTCAAATCCAAGTTGATTTTGGTTGTTCAGAAGCATTTATCAATAATACTTCCTCTAATAAAGCCGTAAATGATTTATATTTTAAAGGACGTTTTACGAATGGGGAAAAACGCGATCCTTCTACGATGGAGCTAGTTATAGAGGATTTTAGTGCAAAACCTGAAACAGGTGTATTTAGCGGTAATATAGAAATAAAGAATTTTGAATCTCCTGAATTTGATATTCAGCTGATTTCTGAATTTGATCTTGGCTTTTTAGCTCAATTCTTAAACATTAACAATCTGGAAGAATCTTCAGGATTTGTCTCACTGGAAATGAACTTTCATGACATTATTGATTTAACTCAACCAGAAAAAAGTATTGAACGCTTAAACGAATCTTATTTTACAAAGCTAAAAGTGCAGGATCTTAATATACAGAGTTCCGTATATCCTTTACCCATCAAAAATGTTAATATACGTGCACAAATGGATGGTCATAGGGCTTTAATTGATCAATTAGATTTCGAAATTGGAAAATCTGATATATCTATAAATGGAAGCCTCTCCGATTTACCAGCCATAATTCATCATACCAATATTCCTGTTGATGCAGTATTGAATATATCTTCAAACACATTGGACATAGAAGAACTAAGTAGTACGTCTTCGGATAGCGCTGCAGGCTTCAAGGAAAAAATAAAAGACTTATCCATGCGATTTACCTTTAAAAGTTCTGCTAAAGCATTCACGGAATCGCCCAATTTACCTTTAGGAGAATTTTTTATAGAGAAACTTCATGCACAGCTTACAAACTACCCTCATGAATTACATGATTTTAATGCCGATGTTTTCATTGATACTGCTAATTTCAGAGTCATTGATTTTACTGGCATGATCGATGAAAGCGATTTTCATTTCAATGGAAAGCTAGAGAATTATGACCTTTGGTTTGAAGAAACACCAATTGGAGATACCAAAATTGATTTTAATCTAAATTCTGAATTAATACAATTAGAGGACCTCTTTACTTATGGTGGTGAAAACTATGTTCCAGAAGACTATCGACATGAAGAGTTTAGTGAATTGCAACTTCATGGTTTAGTCGATATGAAATTCAATGAAAAATTAATAAGTACTCAAGTAGATATTGATAGATTAGCAAGCAATATGAAAGTACATCCCATGCGCTTTGAAGATTTCAAAGGTAGCTTTTTTATGGATAGCAACGTTTTCAAGGTAACAGATGCCTCTGGAAAAATAGGGAACTCTGATTTCAGATTGGGTTTCACTCATTACAATAATGATAGTATTTCAGATATACCCAATTCCTTATCGTTTAGCAGTACTCAGTTAGATTTTGATCAGCTATTTGCCTACAATCCACCACCAGAAGGAGAAGAAATTCAAGAGGTAGATCATGAAGCAGGCTTTAATATTTTTGAAGTCCCATTTAAAGATATGGATTTCGATTTGAATATAGATGATCTAAACTATCATCGCATACATCTGAGGGATTTCGCTCTTAATGGTAGAATGCAGAGCGATCATTATATTTATCTAGATACTTTAAGTTTAAAATCAGCTGGAGGATCTATTGGATTAAACGGTTACTTCAATGGCTCCAATCCCAAAGCCATTTACTTTAGCCCCAATATGGAATTGAATAATATTGATCTGGATCAGCTACTTTTTAAATTTGAAAATTTTGGTCAAGATCATCTGGTTTCAGAAAATCTACACGGTCGACTATCGGGTTCTATAAATGGAAAAATTCATTTACATGCAGACATGGTTCCCATCATTGATGATTCCGAATTACATATAGAAATGAAAGTGGTAGAAGGAAGTATAAATAATTATTCAGCTTTTGAAGCCCTATCAGATTATTTTTCAGATAAGAATTTATCAATTGTGCGCTTCGATACTTTGCAGAATACTCTCGATTTAAGTCAAGGCTCTCTTTCGATTCCAGCCATGACTATAAATTCAAGCTTAGGATATTTTGAAGTTTCTGGAGACCAAAATACCGACCTTTCAATGGATTATTATGTTCGTATACCCATTAATGTGATTACTAAGGCGGGAATGAATAAAGTATTCGGAAAGAAAAATAAAGTGGATTCTACTCAAATTGATGACATTATTGAGAAGGATATAGATAAAAAAACTCGTTATCTGAATCTTAGAATTACAGGCACACCAGAAGAATATAGTGTTCTTCTGGGGAAAGATAGAAAGTAA
- a CDS encoding oxidoreductase translates to MGLIEELPLQNGRIIIVTGANTGLGFETALVLAKKGAKVIMACRNAIKANKAIDRIKKEIPIADLEFIQIDLSSLESVRSFAKEFQSKYDRLDVLINNAGVMMPPYTKTKDGFELQFEANHLGHFLLTGLLLDTIVNTPDSRVVSLSSIAHKNGKINFDDLQSEKKYSASEAYGQSKLACLMFAYELQRRLERKGYNNTISTAAHPGVSPTELSRHMPKLLFVILKYTVGPFLTHAPSEGAKPTLMAAVANGVKGGDYFGPTGFNEMKGKPGIASSTDLSKDETVAKRLWEVSEELSGLKFL, encoded by the coding sequence ATGGGCTTAATTGAAGAATTACCATTACAAAATGGAAGGATAATCATTGTAACAGGAGCAAATACAGGCTTAGGGTTTGAAACCGCATTAGTTTTAGCTAAGAAAGGTGCTAAAGTAATTATGGCTTGCAGAAATGCGATTAAAGCCAATAAGGCAATAGATAGAATTAAAAAAGAGATTCCTATTGCAGATTTAGAGTTCATTCAAATTGACTTAAGCAGTTTAGAATCTGTTCGATCCTTCGCAAAAGAATTCCAATCTAAATATGATAGGCTAGATGTATTAATAAATAATGCAGGGGTAATGATGCCGCCTTATACGAAAACTAAGGATGGGTTTGAATTACAATTTGAAGCCAATCACTTAGGTCATTTTCTGCTTACTGGTTTATTACTTGATACTATTGTGAATACTCCAGATTCAAGGGTTGTTTCATTAAGTTCGATAGCACATAAAAATGGGAAAATTAATTTTGATGATCTGCAGAGTGAGAAAAAATATTCTGCATCAGAGGCTTATGGACAATCTAAGCTAGCATGTTTAATGTTTGCTTATGAATTACAAAGAAGGTTAGAAAGAAAAGGTTATAATAATACCATATCAACAGCTGCCCATCCTGGAGTTTCTCCTACTGAATTGAGTAGACATATGCCCAAATTATTATTTGTTATTTTAAAATATACCGTAGGCCCATTTTTGACTCATGCGCCAAGTGAAGGGGCTAAGCCTACACTCATGGCTGCGGTTGCAAATGGTGTAAAAGGAGGTGATTATTTCGGACCAACTGGCTTTAACGAAATGAAAGGAAAACCTGGCATTGCTAGTTCTACCGATTTATCGAAAGATGAGACTGTTGCAAAAAGATTATGGGAGGTTTCGGAAGAATTATCAGGCTTAAAATTTTTATAG